Within the Cotesia glomerata isolate CgM1 linkage group LG6, MPM_Cglom_v2.3, whole genome shotgun sequence genome, the region CAGCGCTTTCTCCGTAAGTGTTGACTTCCAGCAGTTATGGTTAATTTATACATCAAGTTGGCGGTAATTCTTCACTCAACAACAGTTTTAAGCAAATTGACGGAAATCTACGGCCGcaacttgaatacaagttaacaatcaaacttgtaattaaatttcctttcaactttactacaatttgacggaaatacttgtacagcaagttttgacgtctatttgcagagtaagttataggtaacTAATAGATAATCGCTCGCTTTGCcaaccctgatagccacagtttcagaccaaccaagttggtgtcagatagttgccaccaacttagcgacaacttgcggtcaacttccgaatttgtaactgttggcgccaagttggctacaagtttctgagaaaaaagagaccaatctactgccgcaatatgtcgccaaatttcttgagaaacttatcgtcaactttgtgtgaaaaagtttcagagcaacttttgccgacaacttggtgacaacttggtgaacaagttgacaccaaccgagttactttccaagagttgccgccaagttggtgacaagttgcggcagtagattgacagaaagttgcggccaacttggctatcagggtaacTCTTTCAGGGAAAATTTCCGACCTTATCAAGCAACAAGATGGCGTCATCTTTTCCAGCTTTCGGTATAACAACTAGCGCATATTGTATTTCGTCTGTAGTTGATAATGAATCTAACAGATGGCGCTAATGGctctttttaaattcaaaaaagttttgtaGCAATGACAACTAAGCCTGCAATTGTCAAcattctttttatatttattgttaaaattaaaataataaaaccaaaattttaacaatcatTATGAATAACAGTAAGTACCCGAGTttcggtaaaaaataaaacccgTTATATTTATCCCaagatgaaataaaaaaaacgataaTCCAGCAATAATTCACTGTTAATTATTACGAGGAGTAATTTAcggatattatttatatttttgagatcACCCTAAAATTATCGAGTTAGAAAaatgatgaataatttatCTCGAGGGTTTAATTGTCGGTGAGAAAAAGTCGGTAACTATTTTAATTGTCGATTAGTATCCAGTAATAATTATGCAACGgagtatataatttaaaagagTTTGCTTCTCGTGTTACTCATCTGGAAGTCGGAGTGGGTCGGTCGTCGGTCTGACATGCTGCTGGTGCCGGTGCCGGTGCCTTAGTTATAGCCGTTGCACAGGacttgtaataataaattattatgctACTCACGGATAATCGAGGTGACGAGATGGGTGGCTGAGACTTGCCCAGCGATTCCTTATCGGCAGCAGCATAAGTTTGCACTCACAATCGGCAAGAGGCTGCTGGTGATGCTGAAACTTGTACGTCTTCGGCATGGTAGGACGTATTGGCTCTTTTTCTTCGCCACCACTCACGGGATCACCTCTCTcgctcatatatatatatacacataccTGCCGGCAAGTGGTTTTATTTGGTAGTGTATATGCCCCCGGTCCATTATTTGccttaaactaaaataaaaccaATGGGAGCAAACAACCTTTCGAGTTTCTTCTACACGTCCATGTAAGAAAGGTAAGTTATGATACctgagattatttttaattataattatatattaatttatttttatatttaaaacctcctcgattaatttattttacttgtaTCTATTAAAGTACACAACTAATATCTTCATATTTAATTCTACGTGCTCTCGTATTCGTATATAGATCTTAAAAGTAGTTCTAGCTCGAATCCAGCATCTCGGGAGTTAGCAGAAACTTTCTTGATCTTAAGCTTTGTCAGTGGCGGGCGTATTGTGGGTGGTTTGCTGGCGAGCGGATTTTCTGCGGTCTTTGCGGCAGTCCCGACAACGTCTCGTGGCCGTGGGAATACTGCAAATTGTTCTGCCGCTCCCCCGCTGAGtttatatacatctatatacgtgtatatatttatatcgaGATATAAGGCTTGCTAATCGCTGCTAAACGCCATGCGGAAGTTAGCACTGACTTCATCGTATCCACGATTATTATAGACAGTGgttgtcatttttatttgattgacccttttttcgaaataacaAACGCATATTCTTCTGCACCGGTAAATTGATACTCCAGCGCCTATCCAATCGTTTAAAATGaggtgtgttttttttttttatcgatcaatatacaaattttttttagtttaaattaacgaagaaagaaatattttttaatttcttcggagaaatttcttatattttttttttatttctagaatttataaaaaattatgtcagAATTGatttactcaaaaaataattaactatgCATTGAACTAGATTTAcagaataatttgaataataatgtTTCTGTAAGCAtaactattataatttttttaattttaatattttgattaaaaattcttattcaaattaataccTCTTTCAATTTAGTTCAAtgcatatttattaatttaaaagtaaataaatcttttgaaatatttttttttaattctttaaaaaaattattaaaatacttttttctcttttGACAAAATTAAATCTACAAATCTTCAAATAATCTTTCAGTAccataaaaaacataattaggAACAGGTCTTTTTAGTATGACCACCATGAAATaactaacaaaaataataaaaaaaaaaaaaaaaaaaaaaaaaaaaatttattgttattacatcttattacaaacaaaaacaaaagttGGACCACCATCAGCTACTCCGAATTCTGCTCTGGATCCAGGACTTTTATGGAGGATTCAAGTTCTTGGGCAACGGCGTGCCCTTGTTGGTCttgttttataaaagtattttttgtatatgTTGTTGTTGATGATCTTACTCTTATTTAAACAGTTGACTCCCTTTGCTCTTGGATTGGTGTTTCTTTAAAATGGTGTTCGGCATTTACGACCAAGAACTAAGGGACCAAAAGCAAGAGCTAAGAACTCGTTGAGCATTACTCTCGGGTCTACACTTTATAATACTTATAATACTTTCCGAAGACAGTGAGCCAGTGGACCCTTATACTTCAGAGAAGAGTAGGGAGAGCATAAGCTAAGCCATCAGAAGGTAGAAAGGAAGGTAGAACAACAACTGTTGAGCATAACGCTGTGTGGTAGACAGAGTAGGTTGCTAAGGCTGGTTGGTACAAAGATTAAAGAGGGAAGGAGAGGGGTGAGAAAGCCAACGGTGAGGAGGAACCTCTGAGGACCGTACACGACTTACAAACTCAACTGGTGAACGAGAATAAGAAGAGAGAGAATAAGTTACCAGAGCACCCAGTCCTTCTCGACGCGCTGAACAGATCCTACGTGCTTTTATTACCGGTACGCGCTCCTATCCAAGACACAACATTATCCAAATATTGATACCGATACTGATGAGCATAAACTCCGTGGTTAAATAAACTCCTACTGGACGAATTAATACTCTGATCAGTGGACTCTCGGGTCTGAGAGTTAGTGCCTTGATATGTGCCTGAGTCCTGCTGGGACTGAGTCCCCAGCACAGTGTCATAATCACAAAAGTTGTGCAACCCACTCGGTCAATCTTTATTGTCTgtcatctttatttattttttgggaCAAGAGTTTTATTTATCCTACGAGTAGAGAGTGACGACAGAAAAATCCGGAGATAGAGAAAGAAAGAGGAAGACCGAATAAGAAAGATGAGGAACTAAAGCCTACAAAACCTGTTTTTCATTATTACCAAGtgtttcattcaaaaaatccTACACGAGGTGCTATTGCTATTGATCTTGATCAGAcctgtttttaattaatgttaataattatttacttatttatttattattactttggtaatagtatttaaatattatgttTCAAACTGGACAGTGAACTTGCGCTACCGGTGTAGCTAGACTAAGACTgttgatgataattataattattattattattattattattattattattattattattattattataatgtatacatatatcATGGAGTCATTAAAAGTGTCCGCGAGTACTaagattgttaaaaaattaaattacagatTTGTTGTTGAACAAAGTCCAGAGGTGAACGAATCTACGGTGTCCTGGACGGAGTGACTTGTTATTTCAAGTTGAGCGAGAGTGGACGAAGGCACCCGAAAAAAGGCTCAAGAGGAATGGAAGAGGCGATGCGGAGAACCAGGACCGAGCAGAGCCAGTGGTTCTCACCCAGGGCTGACAAGGATGACAAGAGACCTGGAATCGGCTCTGGAGCTCTCCACTTTATACGCAACCGTGGAAGTATGAGGCGGCAACTTATGCGAGACTCCAATCGGTAAGTCACAATACAATTTACAATTGTCTTTgatctattatattttttaggagTAATAGACTAAaataaatagcaaaaaaaaaaaaattatctggaCAATCTTCGACAGATAACTAGTATATAGAGTTGGTAGAGGCTTTGAGACCACACACGGATAAAACATACTTGGGCAAGGGAAGCCGCGTGGTTATCCGCCAACACTTCCGTGTTGTTAAACTAATGAATCGCCTTCCTGGAGACATCAGAGCTTTAGCAACGACAAGGGTCTGAGTCTGGTATCCTCCATCTCCGATCCTGTCCCTTGTCCTTCTTTCTTTATCTCTTTCTATCGGAGGACCGAGCGGAGGACCGAGTGTTTAGCCAGAGTCAACTTGTTCtccatctttttattttacattgttaatttttttgcttaccATTATTTTAACATTGTCCAGTGTCTCCCTCCCTCCCACATAAACGTCAGTCTGCTCAGTCTCTAGTTGGTTAAGTTAAATCCCGTCTCTGTCTATGTCTCTGGTTCTATTCTCTATCCTCCATACTCTAAGCTCGTAGTTAAGTTCGTAGTCCTGCATGTATGTCGCCAGTACTCACATATTTATAAACACACCCGCTAGGCAATGCTCAACCTGGACAGGTCAGACCCCATTATCGGTAGCGTATCGTCGACCACGATCAATCGTGAACAATTATAATGCATAACGGGCGAAGCAGGTTGTCCGCCGCCGAGTAGCCACCAGtaacaacagcagcagcagcagcagcagcagcagcagcagcagcaggaGTTACAGCAGCACACATACTCATACAGATACTTGTATGTTGTTGGTTggtgttgttattattatccatGTGTGTTGCCGCGGGAGTAATGAACGAGGCAAGGATGTAAGTCTACATATACACACTGTAGTAATGCCAGGGGTATGTAATAGTACGAGTAAGCCGAACCGTAGCAGAACCGACAACCGAGTGGAGAACCGACGGGGGATTATATATCTGAAATCTAAGATTCCATGTACGGTTCACCGGAGCTCGACCCTGATGCCACGATCTCGCGAACCATTAATCCAACCACTATGATACTCTATGAAGAATAAaactatataatataatataatataatataatacgaTGGAGTAAGGAGTAAGGAGTAAGGAGGATATTCTAGCAGACGACCTCGACCTCGAACAGTGATAAAACCCCTCGATTAACCTTTTTTATAACACAAAAGCTATTACTAAGTACTTATACTTACGATCCAGTCCGGACCTTACTCTTCGAGGGGTTTTCTTTCGCCAACCAACGCTATAACACTATAAGACTATTAAAGTTTGGTCCTATCTTCCGATCCCCGTCTTTAACCTTACCTCTTCTCGGCTTTTAATATATTTCGTTGAAGCACTTTTATTACTGTGGTGTAGGGTATAGGGTACAGCCACAAAGAAGTTCCTATTCTACTCGgaacattattatttcaacaatcttaacaattacaattatttccTTATCGTATAATTGCTTAGGAAATATCAGTAAGCATGAAAATTCTTATATCAGCAATTGTATACttgtacttttattttatttatatttcactgGAACAAATACtttgctttttttattattattttaatcctattttattattgctgttacaattataaacattattgttattatgtaATTACATATAGTTacgttaattaatttcaacgaAGTTGGTTTTATTAAACGGAGTTCGtagaaattaaatgttttttttattgccgCTGATgaataaaactatttattcaagtaaataaatacatttataatgaataagttttttcggaaattttctTTATGTCAACGTTTCTCATAGTTTTATTATACTcggtaattattataattattccttataaaatgataatgattatACTTACAATTAAACCTACTTATTAATTCCCAAGATTCtcaatgatatttatttttttttttttattcaaacttatttaatacaaaattttcgGTTGcggttaaatatttttcttccttttAAGTTAAtgcttaaatttattagttgaaatTCTATAAACCGGCGAATAAAAAGCAACAATAATGAAAAAGTTACAGTCGTCAGATGTGCTAAAGTCaaggtatatttatatagatttaccatacatatatgtataatatattatgTCCCATATAACCAAAGCGTAACATTAATCCCGGATCAAATTAGATCTcagaaaaactggccctaaattttttaataaaagattttatcgattctatttataaaatttttgttgcgttctaagaaattatttatctattttttttctgcatttTTAAAGGAACTGttacataataaaaactaatatGAATATGTTGTCATTCAGCTTACATGCCTcggcattaaaaaattctataaatagatgtataaattatttataaacatataCAACTCTCAATATTGCAAGCACTTGATCAAAACTTTTGAATAGTTAATCCtaaataatatcttaaaaaaaaaaaaaaagtaaaatttagtaCACACTCCATTGACATTGGGAATAAAGAGCCGCGTACAGTATGCAGATAAAATAGTGAATAGatagtaattttattgattgttATTGATAAGCAGTACCGTAACTTACATAATGGATAGAGTTACTCATCTTGATACAGATCTACGGTTGAATTTATCTCGTCGTCTCGTTTAATTGTCTCCAATTGATTATCAGAGACATCAATGCCCCcgtctttattattttccagCAGGATGTCGTTTACAGAGGCATCTACCAGGCTGTGTTTTTCTGAATCGGAGTTGATTATACCAAAGTTATTATCCGCGCGATCCGATCCGGAAATCACTTTTACGTCATCGGCTGATGTTTCCAAGCTTTTTACATTAGTATCGATGAGCTCGACGCTGTTTGTGTCGGTATTTACCTCAACTTTATCGACTTTAGCGTCGATTAGGCGGAATTTTTCAACTCCGGCATCCACCATTTTAATGTTGTTGTCATTGTCATTAGCTATCACTATTGTATTAGTTTCGGCGTCAATCACATCAATGTTTTCCACTTGAGTACCCACGATGTTGTCACGAGCATAGTTACtaacttttgttaatttattgtcgATTATGCTTACGCTTTTCATAGACAAGGCAGTTGGacttttattaatcattatcaAGTCTATTATTAGGAAAGACTGCTTTACACACCGGTCGGATACAAAATTCGATTCAACGCGGCTTTGGATCAGGGGTTGGCATACCAAACCCGGTCCAAGACATTTTAATAGTGTCACTCGGTAGTTACGAACTCCGCAGCCTATTTCTACCGGGAAATAATGATCTTCTGGCCAATGGAATGGTAGTATGTCTGTCAGTTTACGGtgctagtaaaaaaaaattaattattattcagattgtttaaagaaattataatttaaatatttggattttttaaaaattgtttggagagttttaaattacaaactagaaattcattaaatttttccattacaAAAGTAATACATAGTTACtattataagttaaaaaatgagtCTAGAAATAGAAGAAATTCTAGTTTTGTAATCGAGTTCTATAATTCATACTTATGACTCACGGTAATTGCACATTGtcataaactaatttttttgtccttCGAAAATACTTCATTTAATGTAATGATATTCTTTTTTGcaagataagaaaaaaattcttctaacAAGTCGTTACCgcaaatgtttgttttttaaactaaaagtCAAACAAAATTAACACGGCTGCTttatttcaaaagaaattaGCTCTAAATTATTGCACTctaaattgatgaaaaataatattttttcaataaaaatagacCAAGGAATTTCAAGACTATTttaaagtatataatttttagatgtaaaaaaaaaatcttacgtctataaaattaattggacATCTCAGTCCAGTCAAACCGAAGATATTACTGGGAGAAAAAGGTCTTAGGTTCATTAATTCAATGTCAAGTTGATCGCACAAGTTTATTCCCTCAATAATATCCGTGATCACTGCACCTTTCTCATCAGTAATTTGCACGGAAATCTATcgaaataaaatgtttttaattatttaaaaaaaaagtaaaaataaaaatgacaaaatacaaaataatgacAGATCACAGCGTGTATAATTACCTGAAAGTTGTCTTCACGGTAGACTTTTTGATTGAACTCCAAAAAAACGTCTCCCAGCTTTGAGGTTTCGCCGGTAACCAATGCCGAGACGTAGGGATTTGGAAGGtaattaacatatttttttggtGCTTGAGATTGATATGTGTACAATGCCTATTACAAGCCCCAGTGAAATACAAATGGACGTAGtccatataatattttttcaatgttagTATATTCTCgagtttttaaacaaataaaatattgcatAACTTACATTTGAAAATGTAACAGCAAAAACGGATAATCTTACAAACAATCCTAAGTagcaaaaattcattttgaatgataattaattttatttatttaaaaaaaaaaaagaacctTTTATCACACCgctgaattaaaaaatactcttataaatttataaacgaaTGTGTTTAGAGAAAACTGGCGGATTCTCACTTTAAAACACGTTTATTTATCCACCTGTTATCGCCGTGAAGTAACTTTGGACATAGTCGTCTCCGTCATTATTTCCTTATCgcacattattattaaataacaactCGAAAACAGGTTTCCTCATTTTCCACCGTTCATTTATTGAaacttaagtaaaaaataaattattaatataatataaaataaaatatgtaaaaaaaatgaacgataaataaatagcctaagctaataaaataaataaaaaataaaattaagatggCGATGAAGATGAAGAGGAAGGCTCTGCCCATGACATTTATGTCCCGCTCTTTTGACAACCATTAGGAAGTGTAATAAAAGGCATTCTCATTATTCAGCGGGCTGCAAACTGCTCTcgagtataaaaataaatcaccgAGCTAGGTTAGCAAGGAAATACGGTTTAAGTGAAGACAGACGACATTACTTCGCCGTAAGGCTGTTGTATAGTAGTCGGGCAtttatatttagtaaaaattttaatcccaCTTTGCCAGAGTGTCTTAATTTCAGTCGGTAATAAATCGATAATCATATTTTCAcgatctcttttttttttttttttttttggttaaaatttaatcttttgtcaaaagaaaaaaaaaatgattaaaggCGTGTAATATGACATTACTCAAACTTTTATCACTTGACTGAGGTGATAGCTTAGCACTTACTCGCGCGTTGGATTTAATTGGCTTTGGGGAAGCCCAGCATCACATTAACATTATGATGCTGTAAACTAAGGCTCGGTAGATTACAAGCAAGCGAGCTTTCAGAATAAACGAAAATAAATCATAGAACAAAGGGTTCGATTAAAAGGAAATGAAGACAGTTAACGAATAAGAGATGAGAGACAAGAGAAGGTAAAGGTCAACGCTTCTTCGTCACGGACTCTCTTAGAGTCTTACTTGTATGTATCTATACCAGGGTTCAATGAGCCAATCTCAAGACTTGGATAATACCTTTTTTCAGAGCTTACCTTTATTTTCatctttatctttttatttaaactctcAATCGTTTGGCTGGAACTTCCCTTCCTCTAGAGGCGCTACAGAGTGAAGAGTTTAGCGCTGTTCGCTGTTCGCTGTTCGCTGTTCGCTGT harbors:
- the LOC123266507 gene encoding uncharacterized protein LOC123266507, whose product is MNFCYLGLFVRLSVFAVTFSNALYTYQSQAPKKYVNYLPNPYVSALVTGETSKLGDVFLEFNQKVYREDNFQISVQITDEKGAVITDIIEGINLCDQLDIELMNLRPFSPSNIFGLTGLRCPINFIDHRKLTDILPFHWPEDHYFPVEIGCGVRNYRVTLLKCLGPGLVCQPLIQSRVESNFVSDRCVKQSFLIIDLIMINKSPTALSMKSVSIIDNKLTKVSNYARDNIVGTQVENIDVIDAETNTIVIANDNDNNIKMVDAGVEKFRLIDAKVDKVEVNTDTNSVELIDTNVKSLETSADDVKVISGSDRADNNFGIINSDSEKHSLVDASVNDILLENNKDGGIDVSDNQLETIKRDDEINSTVDLYQDE